Proteins encoded within one genomic window of Chitinophaga parva:
- a CDS encoding M14 family zinc carboxypeptidase: MRKRYPARLLGTIALAALLALGHSHQAKAQDLITVFEKTKGEATVTYAQCIAYYQTLVKRFPTKMKLLTMGETDAGLPLHLLVYSNDGDFNFTSLHKKNRRIILINNGIHPGEPDGIDASMLLLRDIAQGKKTLPANVTLAVIPIYNIGGALNRSTDFRVDQNGPAAFGSRGNGQNLDLNRDFIKSDSKNALAFQQIYQLTDPDVFVDNHVSNGADYQHIMTLLTTQPDKLGGVMGDFIRNRFEPGLFTQMKEKGYDLVPYVNHTGDLPDSGWVAYQDSPRYSSGYTTLFHTFGFVPETHMLKSYDLRVKATYALMECFISFTSQHSDEIARLRAQTKKEVLTQTSFPLEWTVDKQRDTLIPFKGFQAGYKPSAISGLPRLWYDRSQPFTRPVKFYNHFTPGNYVTRPQAYIIPQGWWKVIRILQNNNVHMQRLAQDTTIAVEVYHIDQYKSLPRPYEGHFLHSGVKTSTSVQKIAFRKGDYLIPMNQVANRYLMETLEPAAGDSFFAWNFFDSVLGQKEGYSDYVFEDIAADYLSKHPELQDALAKQRTADTAFAKSADAQLNFVYKHSPYAEPAFLRYPVFRLMGK; the protein is encoded by the coding sequence ATGCGCAAACGCTACCCTGCACGCCTCCTTGGCACCATTGCCCTGGCTGCACTGCTGGCCCTCGGCCACAGCCACCAGGCAAAGGCACAAGACCTGATCACCGTATTTGAAAAGACCAAAGGCGAAGCTACCGTGACCTATGCCCAGTGCATTGCTTACTACCAAACCCTGGTAAAACGCTTCCCCACCAAAATGAAGCTGCTCACCATGGGCGAAACAGACGCCGGCCTTCCCCTCCACCTCCTGGTGTATAGCAACGACGGCGACTTCAACTTTACCAGCCTCCACAAAAAGAACCGGCGCATTATCCTTATCAATAACGGCATCCACCCCGGCGAACCGGACGGGATAGACGCCAGCATGCTGCTGCTCCGCGACATAGCCCAGGGTAAGAAAACCCTCCCTGCCAATGTAACGCTCGCCGTCATCCCCATCTACAACATCGGTGGCGCCCTGAACCGCAGCACCGATTTCCGGGTAGACCAGAACGGCCCTGCCGCCTTTGGCAGCCGGGGCAATGGCCAGAACCTGGACCTGAACCGGGATTTCATCAAGTCCGATTCAAAGAACGCCCTGGCCTTCCAGCAGATCTACCAGCTCACAGACCCGGACGTGTTTGTAGACAACCACGTGAGCAACGGGGCCGATTACCAGCACATCATGACCCTGCTCACCACCCAGCCGGACAAGCTGGGCGGCGTCATGGGCGATTTTATCCGCAACCGGTTTGAGCCCGGCCTCTTTACCCAGATGAAGGAAAAAGGCTATGACCTGGTACCTTACGTAAACCATACCGGCGACCTGCCAGACAGTGGCTGGGTGGCCTACCAGGACAGTCCCCGCTATTCCAGCGGCTACACCACCCTGTTCCACACCTTTGGCTTTGTGCCGGAAACCCACATGCTTAAGTCGTACGACCTGCGTGTGAAGGCCACCTATGCGCTCATGGAATGCTTCATCAGCTTCACCAGCCAGCATAGCGATGAAATAGCGCGCCTGCGCGCCCAGACCAAAAAAGAAGTGCTCACCCAAACTTCTTTCCCCCTGGAATGGACCGTGGACAAGCAGCGCGATACGCTTATCCCCTTCAAAGGCTTCCAGGCAGGATATAAGCCCAGCGCCATTTCCGGCCTGCCCCGCCTCTGGTACGACCGCAGCCAGCCCTTTACCAGACCCGTGAAATTCTACAACCACTTTACACCCGGTAACTACGTGACCCGGCCCCAGGCTTACATCATCCCCCAGGGCTGGTGGAAAGTGATCCGTATCCTGCAGAACAACAACGTGCATATGCAGCGCCTGGCCCAGGATACCACGATAGCAGTGGAGGTATACCACATAGACCAGTATAAATCTCTGCCACGCCCCTACGAAGGCCACTTCCTGCACAGCGGCGTAAAAACCAGCACCAGCGTGCAAAAGATCGCCTTCCGCAAAGGCGATTACCTCATTCCCATGAACCAGGTGGCTAACCGCTACCTCATGGAAACACTGGAACCTGCCGCGGGAGATTCTTTCTTTGCATGGAACTTCTTTGATAGTGTGCTGGGGCAGAAAGAGGGGTATTCTGATTACGTGTTTGAAGATATTGCCGCAGATTACCTGAGCAAACACCCGGAGCTGCAGGATGCCCTGGCTAAGCAAAGGACCGCCGACACTGCATTTGCAAAAAGTGCGGATGCACAGTTGAATTTCGTGTACAAGCACTCCCCGTATGCAGAACCTGCATTCCTGCGTTACCCGGTGTTCCGGTTAATGGGGAAATAA
- the rpsT gene encoding 30S ribosomal protein S20, whose product MANHKATKKDVRQSRKRNERNRYYGKTTRNAIRDLKAITDKAEAGKELPEVIAMIDKLAKRNVIHKNKASNLKSKLAKKVNALA is encoded by the coding sequence ATGGCAAACCATAAAGCAACAAAAAAGGACGTACGTCAGAGCAGAAAGCGTAATGAGCGTAACCGTTACTACGGTAAGACGACGCGTAATGCCATCCGTGATTTGAAAGCAATTACCGACAAAGCTGAAGCAGGTAAAGAACTGCCGGAAGTGATCGCTATGATCGACAAACTGGCCAAACGCAATGTTATTCACAAGAACAAAGCATCTAACCTGAAGAGCAAACTGGCTAAAAAAGTAAACGCTTTAGCTTAA
- a CDS encoding 2-oxoglutarate dehydrogenase E1 component, whose translation MKDFSFVTNSHPAYIESLYQDFTKNPASVDPEWVKFFEGFDFAVSQVNGKAGPGAASSNGALVSNEQLVKELGVYRLIHAYRKRGHLVAKTNPIRERKDRHANLDISFFGLTDADLKTEFYSAQVLGLGKMSLENILAFLKKIYTGSVGMEYTYINDAKKVEWLQQAFETAMQKPASVEQKRRILQKLNQGVIFEKFLHTKYIGQKRFGLEGGESTIPSLDAMINVAGDDGVQEVVIGMAHRGRLNVLANIMGKTYEQIFSEFEGKVIPDSTMGSGDVKYHLGFRAEHTTPGGKKVNLQLAPNPSHLEAVDPVVLGFARSKADVIYNSDYDKVMPILIHGDAAVAGQGIIYEIAQMANLKGYYTGGTMHLVINNQIGFTTDFDDARSSDYCTSVASMIQAPVFHVNGDDAEAVVKVSEIATRFRQEFNSDVFVDMVCYRKHGHNEGDEPKFTQPSLYALIEKHPNPREVYVQYLLNNGEPDAQALAKEMEQKFWADLQARLDEVKQHPLPYTPQKPEQWWAALRKSQPGDFDASPATAIKEEEFKKLFSQLMSWPSDFVPLRKVEKLLQDKIKLYEAEGKVDWATGELMAYASLLAEGKDVRMSGEDVKRGTFSHRHAVLFDENTNATYNRLGNIGNGTNKFRIYNSLLSEFGVMGYEYGYAMATPNSLVLWEAQYGDFANGAQTIIDQYITSAETKWGTQNGLVLLLPHGYEGGGPDHSNARPERFLQCCAEDNIIVTNITTAANFFHALRRQLTWPFRKPLVNFSPKANLRHVGAYSSMSEFTTGGFREVLDDPFITDAAAVKKVLLCTGKMYFDLSEKQAKDNRKDVAIVRVEQLYPLPVKQLEAIHQKYKGATCFWVQEEPLNMGAASFLQMNLKQLNYGVISRNPSAATATGYGKVHTREQQEIIETAFNI comes from the coding sequence ATGAAGGATTTTTCATTTGTCACTAACTCACATCCTGCTTACATTGAATCGTTATACCAGGATTTTACCAAGAACCCGGCGTCGGTGGATCCTGAATGGGTTAAATTTTTCGAGGGGTTTGATTTCGCAGTATCACAGGTAAACGGTAAAGCAGGGCCTGGCGCTGCCAGCAGCAACGGGGCACTGGTGTCCAACGAACAATTGGTGAAAGAGCTGGGCGTGTACCGCCTTATCCATGCTTACCGCAAGCGGGGCCACCTGGTTGCCAAGACCAACCCCATCCGCGAAAGAAAAGACCGCCACGCTAACCTGGACATCTCTTTCTTCGGCCTTACGGATGCCGATCTCAAAACAGAGTTCTACAGCGCACAGGTACTGGGCCTGGGTAAAATGTCCCTGGAAAACATCCTGGCTTTCCTGAAAAAGATCTACACCGGCTCCGTAGGTATGGAGTACACGTATATTAATGACGCCAAAAAAGTGGAGTGGCTGCAGCAGGCCTTTGAAACGGCCATGCAAAAGCCCGCCAGCGTGGAGCAAAAACGCCGTATCCTGCAGAAACTGAACCAGGGGGTGATCTTTGAAAAATTCCTGCATACCAAGTATATCGGCCAGAAACGCTTTGGCCTGGAAGGTGGCGAATCCACCATCCCTTCCCTCGATGCCATGATCAATGTAGCCGGCGATGACGGGGTACAGGAAGTGGTGATCGGGATGGCCCACCGCGGCCGCCTTAATGTGCTGGCAAATATCATGGGCAAAACCTATGAGCAGATCTTCTCCGAGTTTGAAGGTAAGGTGATCCCCGACAGCACCATGGGCAGTGGTGACGTGAAGTACCACCTGGGCTTCCGTGCGGAGCATACCACCCCCGGTGGCAAAAAAGTGAACCTGCAGCTGGCCCCCAACCCTTCCCACCTGGAAGCGGTAGACCCCGTGGTACTGGGTTTTGCCCGCAGCAAGGCAGATGTGATCTACAACTCCGATTACGATAAGGTAATGCCCATCCTCATCCATGGCGACGCCGCCGTGGCCGGGCAGGGCATCATCTACGAAATAGCCCAGATGGCCAACCTGAAAGGTTATTACACCGGTGGCACCATGCACCTGGTGATCAATAACCAGATCGGCTTCACCACTGATTTTGACGACGCTCGCTCTTCCGATTACTGTACCAGCGTGGCATCCATGATCCAGGCGCCGGTATTTCATGTGAATGGCGATGACGCCGAAGCGGTGGTGAAAGTATCTGAGATAGCCACCCGCTTCCGCCAGGAATTTAACAGCGATGTGTTTGTAGATATGGTGTGCTACCGCAAGCATGGCCACAACGAAGGCGATGAGCCCAAGTTTACCCAGCCCAGCCTGTACGCCCTCATTGAAAAACATCCCAATCCCCGCGAGGTGTACGTGCAATACCTGCTCAATAATGGTGAGCCCGATGCACAGGCCCTGGCCAAGGAAATGGAACAGAAGTTCTGGGCCGACCTGCAGGCACGCCTGGATGAAGTGAAACAGCACCCGCTGCCCTACACCCCGCAAAAGCCGGAACAATGGTGGGCTGCCCTGCGCAAAAGCCAGCCCGGTGATTTTGACGCTTCCCCGGCCACTGCCATCAAAGAAGAAGAATTCAAAAAATTATTCTCCCAGTTAATGAGCTGGCCTTCCGACTTTGTGCCCCTGCGCAAAGTAGAAAAGCTGCTCCAGGACAAGATCAAATTATATGAAGCAGAAGGCAAGGTAGACTGGGCCACCGGTGAACTGATGGCTTACGCCAGCCTGCTGGCGGAAGGCAAGGACGTGCGCATGAGCGGTGAAGACGTGAAGCGCGGTACTTTCTCCCACCGCCACGCCGTATTGTTTGATGAGAACACCAACGCCACTTACAACCGCCTGGGCAATATTGGCAACGGCACCAACAAGTTCCGGATCTACAATTCCCTGCTCAGCGAATTTGGTGTAATGGGTTACGAGTATGGTTATGCCATGGCCACGCCCAATAGCCTGGTGTTGTGGGAAGCGCAGTATGGCGACTTTGCCAACGGTGCGCAGACCATCATTGACCAATATATTACCAGTGCAGAAACCAAGTGGGGCACGCAGAACGGCCTGGTGCTGCTGCTGCCGCACGGCTACGAAGGCGGTGGCCCGGACCACTCCAATGCCCGCCCCGAGCGCTTCCTGCAGTGCTGTGCCGAAGACAATATCATTGTTACCAATATCACTACAGCTGCAAACTTCTTCCACGCGCTGCGCCGCCAGCTCACCTGGCCGTTCCGCAAACCGCTGGTGAATTTCTCGCCCAAGGCTAACCTGCGCCACGTGGGTGCTTACTCTTCCATGAGTGAGTTTACCACCGGTGGCTTCAGGGAAGTACTGGACGATCCGTTCATCACCGATGCTGCCGCTGTGAAGAAAGTGCTGCTGTGCACCGGTAAAATGTATTTTGACCTGAGTGAAAAACAGGCGAAGGACAACCGTAAGGATGTGGCTATTGTGCGCGTAGAGCAGCTGTACCCGCTGCCGGTGAAACAGCTGGAGGCCATCCACCAGAAATATAAAGGTGCCACCTGCTTCTGGGTACAGGAAGAGCCGCTGAACATGGGCGCTGCCTCTTTCCTGCAAATGAACCTGAAGCAGCTCAATTACGGCGTGATCAGCCGCAACCCCAGCGCCGCCACGGCCACCGGTTACGGCAAAGTGCATACCCGTGAACAACAGGAGATCATCGAAACAGCATTTAATATTTAA
- the odhB gene encoding 2-oxoglutarate dehydrogenase complex dihydrolipoyllysine-residue succinyltransferase, with translation MIIEIKVPTVGESISEVTIAKWLKKDGDYVKQDEVLCELESEKATFELNAEKAGRIHIVAVEGATMKIGDVVGSIDTDAAAPAGSEPAPAPAPAAAAPAPTPAPAAPAVNKGVVDLKVPTVGESISEVTLVRWIKADNEYVERDEVVCELESEKATFELNAEEAGALQRVAKEGDVLKIGDIVGKIDTAAARPAGKAAPAAAPAATAAPAAQPQAQQAPVTAIPNDIKASPVAAAVIADKHVDPKSITGSGAHGKIMKDDVFAALQNPGVAIGQELFSRTDRRERMSNLRKTVSRRLVEAKNTTAMLTTFNEVDMTAIMDIRAKYKEVFKKAHEVNLGFMSFFTKAVCYALQEFPAVNAYIDGEELVYHEYCDISIAVSAPKGLVVPVIRNAESLGMADIEKKVVELATKARENKLTMDEMTGGTFTITNGGVFGSLMSTPIINLPQSAILGMHKIQDRPMAINGQVVIRPMMYLALSYDHRIIDGRESVSFLVKVKELLENPEQLLFGKDPVKALLKL, from the coding sequence ATGATTATCGAAATCAAAGTTCCGACGGTAGGAGAATCTATTAGCGAGGTAACAATTGCGAAATGGCTGAAGAAGGATGGTGATTATGTGAAGCAGGACGAGGTGCTGTGTGAACTGGAATCTGAGAAAGCCACTTTTGAGCTGAATGCAGAAAAAGCAGGCCGCATTCACATTGTGGCCGTAGAAGGTGCCACGATGAAGATAGGCGATGTAGTGGGCAGCATAGACACCGATGCCGCCGCTCCGGCAGGCAGTGAGCCTGCACCCGCCCCGGCCCCCGCTGCTGCTGCGCCCGCGCCCACCCCGGCACCCGCTGCACCCGCGGTGAACAAAGGCGTGGTAGACCTGAAGGTGCCCACCGTTGGCGAATCCATCAGCGAGGTGACCCTCGTGCGCTGGATAAAGGCCGATAATGAATATGTAGAGCGCGACGAAGTTGTGTGCGAGCTCGAATCTGAAAAAGCAACCTTTGAGCTCAATGCCGAAGAAGCCGGCGCCCTGCAACGCGTAGCCAAGGAAGGTGACGTGCTGAAGATCGGCGACATTGTAGGCAAGATCGATACTGCTGCAGCTCGCCCGGCCGGCAAAGCCGCTCCTGCAGCTGCTCCCGCCGCCACCGCCGCACCGGCTGCACAGCCCCAGGCACAGCAGGCGCCTGTAACGGCCATCCCCAACGATATTAAAGCCTCCCCGGTAGCTGCCGCCGTGATAGCGGATAAGCACGTAGATCCCAAGAGCATCACCGGTTCCGGCGCCCATGGGAAGATCATGAAGGACGACGTATTTGCCGCCCTGCAAAACCCGGGTGTGGCCATCGGGCAGGAGCTCTTCAGCCGCACAGACCGTCGCGAGCGCATGAGCAACCTGCGTAAAACCGTGAGCCGCCGCCTGGTGGAAGCCAAGAATACCACGGCCATGCTCACCACGTTCAACGAAGTGGACATGACCGCTATCATGGACATCCGCGCCAAATACAAGGAGGTGTTCAAGAAAGCCCACGAAGTGAACCTGGGCTTCATGAGCTTCTTTACCAAAGCCGTGTGCTACGCCCTGCAGGAATTCCCTGCCGTGAATGCCTATATTGACGGGGAAGAACTGGTGTACCATGAGTATTGCGATATCTCCATCGCGGTATCTGCCCCCAAAGGCCTGGTGGTACCGGTGATCCGGAACGCGGAAAGCCTGGGTATGGCAGATATTGAAAAGAAAGTAGTAGAACTGGCCACCAAGGCCCGTGAGAATAAACTGACCATGGATGAAATGACCGGTGGTACCTTCACCATCACTAATGGTGGTGTGTTTGGTTCCCTCATGAGCACCCCGATCATTAACCTGCCGCAATCCGCCATCCTGGGTATGCACAAGATCCAGGACCGCCCCATGGCCATCAACGGCCAGGTGGTGATCCGCCCCATGATGTACCTGGCACTCAGCTACGACCACCGCATCATTGACGGCCGTGAGTCGGTAAGCTTCCTGGTAAAAGTGAAGGAACTGCTGGAAAACCCGGAACAGTTGCTTTTTGGCAAGGACCCCGTAAAGGCCCTGCTGAAGCTGTAG
- a CDS encoding RsmB/NOP family class I SAM-dependent RNA methyltransferase gives MTRWESYILSAEKVITSYDGKLPLHHYLKDFFKVNPQMGSRDRRWISQLVYHYYRLGHWNKPGLRVEERLLAGTFICEQTPNDILALLKPEWNEKTALPIDEKLQLAGITAGDIFPFPEYLSEGLDVQAFVRSFLSQPKVFIRARRGKQAAIVQLLQQNEVPFEIPFEGCIAMPNGTRIENIITEKSWYVVQDAASQQTGHLFKAHNGESWWDACAASGGKSILLRDKFPDVELTVSDIRRSILDNLAHRFRDARIDGYRGYVMDLSNPFKHDDFRPQMFDGIIVDAPCSGAGTWARSPENLFFFQEGQLRKYEMLQRNITTNVVPYLKKGGQLVYITCSVFASENENMVRWLETNTSLRAREGGLIQGMTLGADSMFAVRFVKG, from the coding sequence ATGACCCGTTGGGAATCTTATATCTTATCCGCAGAAAAAGTGATCACGTCGTACGACGGGAAGCTGCCCCTGCACCATTACCTCAAAGATTTTTTCAAAGTAAATCCCCAGATGGGCAGCCGTGACCGGCGCTGGATCTCCCAGCTGGTATATCATTATTATCGCCTGGGGCATTGGAACAAGCCAGGCCTGCGCGTGGAAGAAAGATTACTGGCCGGCACTTTTATCTGCGAGCAGACACCCAATGACATCCTGGCCTTACTGAAGCCGGAGTGGAATGAAAAAACAGCACTGCCCATCGATGAAAAGCTGCAACTGGCGGGCATTACAGCCGGTGATATATTCCCCTTTCCGGAATATCTTTCCGAGGGGCTGGATGTGCAGGCCTTTGTGCGCTCTTTCCTGAGCCAGCCCAAAGTGTTTATCCGGGCACGGCGGGGCAAGCAGGCTGCCATCGTGCAACTGCTGCAACAAAACGAAGTGCCGTTTGAGATTCCTTTTGAGGGTTGCATAGCCATGCCTAATGGCACCCGTATTGAAAACATCATCACAGAGAAGAGCTGGTATGTAGTGCAGGACGCCGCTTCCCAGCAAACCGGCCACCTGTTCAAAGCACACAATGGTGAGTCCTGGTGGGATGCCTGCGCTGCCAGTGGCGGCAAGTCCATCCTGCTGCGGGATAAATTTCCCGATGTGGAACTAACGGTATCGGATATACGCAGATCTATCCTGGACAACCTGGCCCACCGCTTCCGCGACGCCCGCATAGATGGCTACCGGGGGTACGTGATGGACCTCTCCAATCCGTTTAAGCATGATGATTTCCGTCCCCAGATGTTTGATGGGATCATCGTGGATGCACCGTGCAGCGGGGCCGGCACCTGGGCGCGCTCCCCGGAGAATTTGTTCTTCTTCCAGGAAGGCCAGTTGCGCAAGTATGAAATGCTGCAGCGCAACATTACTACCAACGTAGTGCCTTACCTGAAAAAGGGCGGCCAGCTGGTCTACATCACCTGCTCCGTATTTGCTTCAGAAAATGAGAACATGGTGCGCTGGCTGGAAACCAATACTTCCCTGCGTGCCCGGGAAGGTGGCCTGATACAGGGCATGACGCTGGGAGCGGATAGTATGTTTGCCGTGAGGTTTGTTAAGGGGTAA